One stretch of Candidatus Baltobacteraceae bacterium DNA includes these proteins:
- a CDS encoding isoprenylcysteine carboxylmethyltransferase family protein, with protein sequence MGVRAFVFKNRGALLAIPALILAIFGKPNLTSILAGLPLALAGEAIRCWAVGYSGTTTRADQVTAPQLVTAGPYAYVRNPLYIGNFLTALGFAIAFTGNNSETDRYVLIVISLAMMLAIYITIVPHEENFLRATFGASFDEYASRVARVWPRIPKASASRMGSYDAGVIVRAETRTFVTFGVMLAILGFKAVVS encoded by the coding sequence ATGGGCGTTCGTGCCTTCGTCTTTAAGAACCGCGGCGCGCTGCTTGCGATCCCGGCGCTCATTCTGGCGATTTTCGGAAAGCCGAACCTAACGTCAATTCTCGCCGGGCTGCCGCTCGCGCTTGCAGGCGAGGCGATTCGCTGCTGGGCGGTCGGCTATTCGGGAACGACGACGCGTGCCGATCAGGTGACGGCGCCGCAGCTCGTCACCGCCGGGCCATACGCCTACGTTCGCAATCCGCTTTATATCGGAAACTTTCTCACGGCGTTGGGCTTCGCAATCGCGTTCACCGGGAACAACTCCGAGACGGACCGCTACGTGCTCATTGTGATCAGCTTGGCTATGATGCTCGCCATCTACATAACGATCGTGCCGCACGAAGAGAATTTTCTGCGGGCGACGTTCGGCGCGAGCTTTGATGAGTATGCTTCACGCGTGGCGCGCGTCTGGCCGCGCATTCCAAAAGCGTCCGCGTCACGGATGGGCTCCTATGATGCCGGCGTCATCGTGCGCGCGGAGACGCGCACGTTCGTGACGTTTGGCGTAATGCTCGCAATCCTAGGATTCAAGGCGGTCGTGTCATGA
- a CDS encoding GDP-mannose 4,6-dehydratase, with translation MRVLVTGGSGFVGRRLVAALRERGDDVISAAPSHGDDQHLPLDLTDAENVRAVVEMVQPEVVYHLAAQSFVPVSIEDPVTTYRVNVDGTAYLLEALRELKPRLLFVSSAEVYGRRSQEDMPLRETLPPRPTNPYAASKAAGEALVLGWHHSYGIDAVISRAFNHIGAGQDARFAVPAFAHRLAKIASGQDRVLNVGNVESERDFLDVRDVVAAYIALADRGSSGEVYNVCSGQAVKMREVLRRLVNIAGVPVEIREDPELMRTSGEVLRSVGDPSKLKRTTGWSPRISLADSLREVYEEARAEVPA, from the coding sequence ATGCGAGTTTTGGTTACCGGGGGGAGTGGCTTTGTTGGGCGGCGACTTGTTGCTGCGTTGCGCGAGCGTGGTGACGACGTCATTTCCGCTGCGCCCTCGCACGGCGACGATCAACATCTCCCACTCGATCTAACCGACGCCGAGAACGTTCGCGCCGTCGTCGAGATGGTGCAGCCTGAGGTCGTCTATCATCTTGCGGCACAGTCGTTCGTTCCGGTTTCGATCGAAGATCCTGTGACGACGTATCGCGTAAACGTCGACGGTACGGCGTATCTGCTCGAAGCCTTGCGCGAACTCAAGCCGCGATTGCTGTTCGTCAGTTCTGCCGAAGTTTACGGGCGCCGTTCGCAAGAGGACATGCCGCTGCGCGAAACGCTTCCGCCGCGTCCCACCAATCCGTACGCAGCCTCGAAAGCTGCCGGCGAAGCGCTGGTTCTTGGCTGGCATCACTCGTACGGGATCGATGCCGTCATCTCGCGAGCATTCAATCACATCGGCGCCGGACAAGATGCGCGCTTCGCGGTCCCCGCCTTCGCGCACCGTCTGGCGAAGATTGCAAGTGGACAAGATCGCGTGCTCAACGTCGGCAACGTCGAGAGCGAACGCGATTTTCTCGACGTGCGCGACGTCGTCGCCGCGTACATTGCACTTGCGGATCGGGGCTCGAGCGGCGAAGTCTACAACGTTTGCAGCGGACAGGCCGTCAAAATGCGCGAGGTCTTGCGGCGGCTCGTCAACATTGCGGGCGTACCGGTCGAGATTCGTGAGGATCCCGAGCTGATGCGCACAAGCGGCGAAGTGCTGCGCTCGGTTGGCGATCCGAGCAAACTCAAGCGCACGACCGGATGGTCGCCGCGCATCAGCCTTGCGGATTCGCTACGCGAAGTCTACGAGGAAGCGCGCGCAGAAGTCCCCGCCTGA
- a CDS encoding GDP-mannose 4,6-dehydratase, with protein MKTALITGITGQDGSYLAEFLLEQGYRVAGMTRRSSTDVHERIEHIVDRVEIVSGDLLDQSSITTIVATIRPDEIYNLAAQSFVPTSWTQPVLTGEFTALGVTRVLEAIRAVDPKIRFYQASSSEMFGKVREVPQTENTPFHPRSPYGVAKVYGHYITVNYRESFDIFAASGICFNHESVPGNTPVIIRRNGFVDIVPIEEVVSVREKGATHQRFDFSDLEVWDGEQFTQVLGATAYRRTGRNFVDKNVARIEARCGTVTTTGDHVVFMADGERMNRDVAVGDRVQQALLPEVPSRTSITLDEAWMLGAFVGDCSAYTKEGGGAHAKFTNRDPRLREYFAGAWERVTCGFTTYSATSSGFVPGRIIGALALNGAGRYIEWLREECYTETGFKRVPRVILNSDESAWKAFLEGYNATDGLKSTNSPVLAMGLWWMSRALKQACILNVEVGPPERPGPFYSINLRSPNANGVGAHMLKDRAEVKRKVDLPGYDDWLYDLQTGSQRFHAGVGECIIHNSPRRGKEFVTRKISDGVARIKLGLAKELRLGNLDAKRDWGYALDYVRGMWMMLQHDTPEDFVLATGRTHTVKEFVRLAFACVDLDWEKYVVVDPRFYRPAEVDMLVGDPSKAKRILGWEPKVPVEELAEMMVRADVARLRALTPVL; from the coding sequence GTGAAAACTGCGCTGATAACCGGAATCACCGGCCAGGACGGATCGTACCTGGCCGAATTCTTGTTAGAGCAAGGGTATCGTGTCGCCGGGATGACGCGGCGTTCGAGCACCGACGTACACGAACGCATCGAGCACATCGTTGACCGCGTCGAGATCGTCTCGGGCGATCTGCTCGATCAAAGCTCGATCACGACGATCGTTGCAACGATCCGCCCCGATGAAATTTATAATCTCGCGGCGCAGTCGTTCGTTCCGACCTCGTGGACGCAACCGGTACTCACCGGCGAATTTACGGCGCTCGGCGTCACGCGCGTACTCGAAGCGATCCGTGCGGTCGATCCGAAGATTCGCTTCTATCAAGCCTCGAGCTCCGAGATGTTCGGTAAAGTACGCGAGGTTCCGCAAACCGAGAACACGCCGTTTCATCCGCGTAGCCCGTACGGCGTCGCGAAGGTCTACGGCCACTACATTACGGTCAACTACCGTGAGAGCTTCGACATCTTTGCCGCAAGCGGAATTTGCTTCAATCACGAGTCCGTCCCGGGAAACACGCCGGTCATAATTCGTAGGAACGGCTTTGTCGATATCGTTCCGATCGAAGAGGTCGTCAGCGTTCGAGAAAAGGGTGCAACGCATCAGCGCTTCGATTTCTCCGATCTCGAGGTCTGGGACGGAGAGCAATTTACACAGGTACTTGGTGCGACAGCGTACCGCCGGACCGGTCGGAACTTCGTAGACAAGAACGTAGCTCGTATCGAAGCTCGCTGTGGCACTGTCACGACAACGGGAGATCACGTCGTCTTCATGGCCGACGGTGAACGGATGAATCGTGATGTTGCCGTTGGTGATCGCGTGCAGCAGGCATTGCTTCCGGAAGTCCCCAGTCGAACGTCGATTACGCTCGACGAGGCGTGGATGTTGGGAGCTTTTGTCGGCGATTGCAGCGCCTATACCAAAGAAGGCGGCGGCGCGCACGCGAAGTTCACGAACCGCGATCCGCGTCTTCGTGAGTATTTCGCGGGGGCTTGGGAGCGAGTGACGTGTGGCTTTACAACGTACAGCGCAACGTCTTCAGGGTTTGTTCCCGGCCGCATAATTGGGGCGCTGGCACTTAACGGAGCCGGCCGCTACATCGAATGGCTACGCGAGGAGTGTTACACCGAGACGGGATTCAAGAGGGTTCCTCGCGTGATCCTAAATTCCGACGAGAGCGCATGGAAGGCTTTCCTCGAGGGCTACAACGCGACGGACGGTCTCAAGTCGACGAACTCGCCAGTCCTCGCAATGGGTTTGTGGTGGATGTCGAGAGCGTTGAAGCAAGCGTGCATCCTCAATGTCGAGGTCGGCCCGCCTGAGAGGCCGGGCCCCTTCTACTCGATCAACCTGCGGTCTCCGAACGCCAACGGTGTTGGTGCGCATATGCTCAAAGACCGTGCAGAAGTTAAGCGTAAAGTAGATCTTCCTGGCTATGATGATTGGCTGTACGATCTTCAGACGGGTTCGCAACGATTTCACGCGGGCGTCGGTGAATGCATAATTCACAACTCTCCGCGTCGCGGCAAAGAGTTTGTGACCCGCAAGATCAGTGACGGTGTCGCTCGCATCAAGCTTGGCCTTGCGAAAGAATTGCGACTCGGGAACCTCGACGCAAAGCGCGATTGGGGCTACGCGCTCGACTACGTGCGCGGTATGTGGATGATGCTGCAGCACGACACGCCCGAAGATTTTGTGCTCGCGACGGGCCGCACACACACGGTCAAAGAGTTCGTCCGCTTGGCATTTGCGTGCGTCGACTTGGACTGGGAGAAGTATGTCGTCGTCGATCCGCGCTTCTATCGTCCCGCGGAAGTCGACATGCTCGTCGGTGATCCGTCTAAAGCGAAGCGCATCTTGGGTTGGGAGCCAAAGGTTCCAGTCGAGGAGCTTGCCGAGATGATGGTTCGTGCCGATGTCGCGCGTTTGCGAGCGCTGACGCCCGTCTTGTGA
- a CDS encoding PilZ domain-containing protein: MPLPELLAWFTGKEVNRRKFPRKKKGYRATYTMDGGQTMHPAIGLDISAGGMCFLTQTDVEQPEFEVRATLDQRTVRMRVKPVWKDKVTHAGKAVTRFGVRYSGIPADDWDAIMRYSSDKPPEETNKAQEELVAVKMSEDDAQRLIPMVLQRKLLDMLVARNRLANPDGKSTPLVQFFYSGLVRYQNKPMHRLTIQSKIVRDDGTDMYETRFLFDETGENVLMMN, encoded by the coding sequence ATGCCCCTTCCCGAGCTGCTGGCGTGGTTTACCGGTAAAGAGGTTAACCGCCGGAAATTTCCGCGTAAGAAAAAAGGCTATCGCGCGACCTACACGATGGACGGCGGTCAGACGATGCATCCTGCCATCGGCCTCGACATCAGCGCCGGCGGAATGTGCTTTTTGACGCAGACCGACGTCGAACAGCCCGAATTCGAAGTGCGCGCGACTCTCGATCAACGCACGGTGCGCATGCGCGTGAAGCCGGTTTGGAAAGACAAGGTCACGCACGCGGGCAAAGCGGTGACGCGCTTCGGCGTTCGCTACTCGGGCATTCCGGCCGACGACTGGGACGCCATAATGCGCTACTCTTCGGACAAACCCCCCGAGGAAACGAATAAGGCGCAAGAAGAGCTCGTCGCGGTCAAGATGAGCGAGGACGACGCGCAGCGCCTGATTCCGATGGTGCTGCAGCGCAAACTGCTCGATATGCTCGTGGCGCGCAACCGGCTCGCGAACCCTGACGGCAAGTCGACGCCGCTGGTGCAATTCTTCTATTCGGGCCTCGTTCGTTATCAGAACAAGCCGATGCATCGCTTGACGATACAATCGAAGATCGTCCGCGACGACGGGACCGACATGTACGAGACGCGGTTCCTGTTCGATGAGACCGGCGAAAACGTCTTGATGATGAACTGA
- a CDS encoding SIS domain-containing protein, producing MPGERFEREIREQPLVWRRIADSSKAEELARAIGSGPVCLVGSGSSLFVAQLGALALRRRGIAASALAATEARFDREVYRNGCVVALSQSGRSSDLLSALDILTPRATVALTNVADSPLAARASLAIDVSAGPETAVPASKSVTAMAAILLWSAALIAGHRNRTAQTLRQTADDVERWFASDGWHEVDTMAQSVARSRAVAIVGAGYSVPIAYELALKMKEATYVHAEGFPAGEFRHGSSAILDKSCTLIGILDETSRDIVERPMREAEAAGALRFVIGAKLGELPLLGPKTPEAFNTLAWLVTGQALALFVGRAAGVDSDAPRGLSKFLA from the coding sequence ATGCCGGGCGAACGATTCGAGCGCGAGATTCGCGAGCAGCCCTTGGTGTGGCGCCGGATTGCGGACTCCTCAAAGGCCGAAGAGTTGGCACGTGCGATCGGCAGCGGACCCGTGTGTTTGGTCGGAAGCGGAAGCTCGCTGTTCGTCGCGCAGCTCGGCGCGCTAGCGCTTCGGCGTCGCGGCATCGCAGCAAGCGCACTCGCCGCGACCGAAGCACGCTTCGATCGTGAGGTCTATCGCAACGGCTGCGTCGTTGCGCTTTCGCAAAGCGGACGCTCGAGCGATTTGCTGAGCGCGCTCGATATCTTGACGCCCCGGGCAACCGTCGCGCTCACCAATGTGGCCGATTCGCCGCTCGCAGCGCGCGCCTCGCTTGCGATCGATGTCAGCGCAGGTCCCGAGACGGCGGTCCCCGCCAGCAAGAGCGTCACGGCAATGGCCGCGATTCTGCTGTGGAGCGCTGCGCTGATCGCGGGACATCGTAACCGCACCGCACAGACCTTGCGCCAAACCGCAGACGACGTCGAACGCTGGTTCGCGAGCGATGGTTGGCACGAGGTCGATACGATGGCACAGTCCGTCGCGCGCTCGCGCGCCGTCGCGATCGTGGGTGCCGGTTACAGCGTGCCGATCGCTTACGAACTTGCGCTGAAGATGAAAGAAGCCACCTACGTGCACGCCGAGGGGTTTCCGGCGGGAGAGTTCCGTCATGGCAGCTCCGCGATCCTCGACAAATCGTGCACGCTGATCGGCATCCTCGACGAGACCTCGCGCGATATCGTCGAGCGTCCGATGCGTGAGGCAGAGGCCGCCGGCGCGTTGCGCTTCGTGATCGGCGCGAAGCTCGGCGAGCTCCCCCTCTTGGGGCCAAAGACCCCCGAAGCGTTCAATACGCTGGCGTGGCTGGTCACCGGGCAGGCGCTGGCGCTCTTCGTGGGGCGCGCCGCCGGTGTTGACAGCGACGCACCACGCGGGCTCAGCAAATTCCTCGCCTGA
- a CDS encoding D-alanyl-D-alanine carboxypeptidase, with protein sequence MIAFLALLLAVLPWTPAQIAKLHANVDRMLATAKTLRGAHVGFLAVDTRSGRVLYAHKSDDAFMPASTLKVITGSSALAMLGPNFTFTTQVATLTDGTTTKLVLIGGGDPLLSASDLDDAAAAVAAANFGPISEIDADTSRFDQERYGYGWTLDDIGEAYAPALTALCYQDNVADRQPRVDPEHVALAILARDLRTRGVSLPDVIPSDVYVRPPPSAYHVVWTHESKPLTQYLASMWYPSDNLIAEMLIKSMGVAAHGIPGTAGNGAKHEERWLRSIGINPALNTAIYDGSGVSIYDRLSPHTLVHVFQVDWRSSNRDTIVAALPLAGVRGTIRNSFAGMPARGRTYAKDGNRLFASSLAGYLMPTRHGTITFAFMVDDWTGDDDDLDRFEGQLLSRLIRS encoded by the coding sequence ATGATCGCGTTTCTGGCGCTGTTGCTCGCGGTATTGCCGTGGACGCCCGCGCAGATTGCGAAACTCCACGCGAACGTCGATCGCATGCTAGCGACGGCCAAGACCCTGCGCGGAGCGCACGTCGGTTTTCTCGCGGTCGACACGCGCAGTGGGCGCGTGCTGTACGCGCATAAGTCCGACGATGCATTCATGCCGGCCAGCACGCTCAAGGTGATCACCGGGTCAAGCGCCCTTGCGATGCTGGGGCCGAACTTCACGTTCACGACGCAAGTCGCGACGCTTACGGACGGGACGACGACGAAGCTGGTGCTGATCGGCGGCGGCGATCCGCTCTTGAGCGCGAGCGATCTCGATGATGCGGCCGCCGCGGTCGCGGCTGCGAACTTCGGGCCGATTTCCGAGATTGACGCGGATACGAGCCGCTTCGATCAGGAACGTTACGGATACGGCTGGACGCTCGACGACATCGGTGAAGCGTACGCGCCGGCGCTAACGGCGCTGTGCTATCAGGATAACGTCGCCGATCGCCAGCCGCGCGTCGATCCCGAACACGTTGCGCTTGCGATTCTCGCGCGCGACCTGCGTACGCGCGGCGTCTCGCTCCCGGACGTCATCCCGAGCGACGTTTACGTACGTCCGCCGCCAAGCGCATATCACGTCGTGTGGACGCACGAGTCCAAACCGCTCACGCAATACCTAGCTTCAATGTGGTATCCGAGCGACAATCTGATCGCCGAAATGCTGATCAAGTCGATGGGCGTCGCTGCGCACGGAATACCCGGCACGGCGGGGAACGGCGCGAAACATGAAGAGCGCTGGCTGCGTTCGATCGGAATAAATCCCGCGCTCAACACCGCGATTTACGACGGTTCGGGCGTTTCGATCTACGATCGGCTCTCGCCGCACACGCTCGTGCACGTTTTTCAAGTCGATTGGCGCAGCTCGAACCGCGACACGATTGTGGCTGCATTGCCGCTCGCCGGCGTGCGCGGGACGATTCGCAACTCGTTCGCCGGGATGCCGGCGCGGGGCCGGACCTACGCGAAGGACGGCAATCGTCTTTTCGCAAGCTCGCTCGCCGGTTATCTGATGCCGACGCGCCACGGCACGATCACGTTCGCGTTCATGGTGGACGACTGGACCGGCGACGATGACGATCTCGATCGTTTTGAAGGTCAATTGCTTTCGCGTTTGATTAGGAGTTAG
- a CDS encoding OAM dimerization domain-containing protein, which yields MNVRPYGDTKDDGVVQLSFTLPLEWSEAADEAARRLVAQMGFTDVAVAEGREIARGFSFFVVYARTKASVAVDNIAAAIPRERPMAMEEVDGLLRERFGRKVRVAGACIGTDAHTVGIDAILNMKGYKGDYGLERYAMFETLNLGAQVAVEDMVRIARERELDVILASQVVTQKGSDVLNFTALAERLEEAGIRDRILLLCGGPRVTNLLAAELGYDAGFGRGTLPSEVATFIARRLIERAA from the coding sequence ATGAACGTTCGTCCCTACGGTGACACCAAGGACGACGGCGTCGTTCAGTTGAGTTTCACGTTGCCGCTCGAGTGGAGCGAAGCAGCGGACGAAGCTGCGCGCCGGCTCGTCGCGCAAATGGGGTTCACCGACGTTGCGGTGGCTGAAGGGCGCGAGATCGCGCGCGGCTTTTCGTTCTTCGTCGTGTACGCGCGCACGAAGGCATCGGTCGCGGTCGACAACATCGCGGCTGCCATTCCGCGCGAACGGCCGATGGCAATGGAAGAGGTCGACGGACTCTTGCGCGAGCGCTTTGGGCGCAAAGTCCGCGTCGCGGGTGCGTGCATCGGTACCGACGCGCACACGGTCGGAATCGACGCGATCCTTAATATGAAAGGCTACAAAGGCGACTACGGGCTCGAGCGTTACGCGATGTTCGAAACGCTCAACCTCGGCGCGCAGGTCGCAGTTGAAGATATGGTGCGCATTGCGCGCGAGCGCGAGCTCGACGTCATCCTCGCCTCGCAGGTCGTCACGCAAAAAGGCAGCGACGTCCTCAACTTCACCGCGCTCGCCGAACGTCTCGAAGAAGCCGGCATACGCGATCGCATTCTGCTCTTGTGCGGCGGTCCGCGCGTCACGAATCTGCTGGCCGCTGAGCTCGGCTATGACGCCGGGTTCGGGCGCGGAACGCTGCCTAGCGAGGTCGCGACGTTCATCGCCCGCCGGCTCATCGAGCGCGCTGCATGA
- a CDS encoding Fic family protein, translating to MRILPPRYIHERPEWPNFRMNSERLAGHLAAVRHLQGRLLGRMTALGFTLQTEATLESLTEEILKSNEIEGERLDKNQVRSSIARRLGVDIGALTPADRNVDGVVEMMLDATQRYSEPLTEARLFGWHAALFPTGHSGIHKISVGAWRTDADGPMQVVSGPIGRKQVHYQAPIADRVDDEMRSFLRWFNEAGDMDIVLKAGIAHLWFVTIHPFEDGNGRIARAITDLLLTRSEQTSQRFYSMSSQIRKERDKYYDLLEAMQKGDLDVTPWLDWFLSCLGRAFEAAETELKDVLSKANFWEVHRDASLNERQRIMVNNLLDGFEGKLTSTKWAKMTKASHDTALRDIEALVEKGILKKDPAGGRSTSYSLSNLHASVAR from the coding sequence ATGCGTATATTGCCGCCGCGATATATCCACGAGCGTCCGGAATGGCCGAATTTCCGGATGAACTCAGAACGGCTGGCTGGTCACCTAGCTGCCGTCCGGCATCTGCAAGGGCGCTTGCTTGGTAGAATGACGGCGCTTGGCTTCACGCTCCAAACCGAGGCGACCCTCGAGAGCCTAACGGAAGAAATTCTCAAATCGAACGAGATCGAAGGCGAGAGGCTCGACAAGAATCAAGTACGATCGTCCATCGCGCGTCGTCTCGGCGTCGATATCGGCGCCTTAACTCCAGCCGACCGGAACGTCGATGGCGTCGTCGAGATGATGCTCGACGCGACGCAACGATATAGCGAGCCTTTGACGGAGGCGCGGCTCTTTGGTTGGCATGCGGCGCTTTTTCCAACCGGACACAGTGGGATTCACAAGATCAGCGTGGGTGCGTGGCGGACGGACGCAGACGGTCCGATGCAAGTGGTATCCGGACCGATCGGCCGAAAACAGGTTCATTATCAGGCGCCTATCGCCGATCGCGTCGATGACGAGATGCGTTCCTTTCTGCGGTGGTTCAACGAAGCCGGGGACATGGATATCGTCCTGAAGGCAGGCATTGCTCATCTTTGGTTTGTGACGATTCATCCATTCGAGGACGGCAACGGTCGCATCGCGCGCGCTATCACCGACCTGCTGCTGACTAGGTCCGAGCAAACGTCGCAGCGCTTCTACAGCATGTCATCGCAAATACGTAAGGAGCGCGACAAGTACTATGATCTGCTCGAAGCAATGCAAAAGGGTGATCTTGACGTCACGCCTTGGCTCGATTGGTTCCTCAGCTGTCTCGGCCGCGCATTCGAAGCAGCCGAGACAGAACTGAAAGACGTTCTGTCAAAGGCGAATTTTTGGGAAGTTCACCGCGACGCGTCGCTGAACGAGCGGCAGCGGATCATGGTCAACAACCTATTGGACGGATTCGAAGGTAAGCTGACGTCCACGAAATGGGCAAAAATGACAAAAGCATCTCACGACACAGCGCTACGCGACATTGAAGCACTCGTTGAAAAGGGGATCCTCAAAAAGGATCCCGCAGGTGGTAGAAGCACGAGTTATTCCCTGTCCAACCTGCACGCTTCGGTGGCGCGATGA